Proteins encoded together in one Candidatus Krumholzibacteriia bacterium window:
- the groL gene encoding chaperonin GroEL (60 kDa chaperone family; promotes refolding of misfolded polypeptides especially under stressful conditions; forms two stacked rings of heptamers to form a barrel-shaped 14mer; ends can be capped by GroES; misfolded proteins enter the barrel where they are refolded when GroES binds): MPKLIAFDVAAREELRRGVDILANVVKVTLGPRGRNVILDKKFGAPTITNDGVTIAKEIELENHFQNMGAQMVKEVATKTSDVAGDGTTTATILAQAIIHEGLKNVTAGANPMYLKRGIQKAVDAVVEELKRRSKEVNDREGIANVATISSNNDREIGKLIADAMEKVGRDGVITVEEAKGTETSLEVVEGMQFDRGYLSPYFVTDSERMEGVLEDCRVLIHDKKIGSMKDLLPVLEKALQTGKPLLIIAEDLEGEALATLVVNKLRGTLSACAVKAPGFGDRRKAMLEDIAILTGGRVISEEAGFKLENTVLSDLGMAKRVVVDKDNTTIIEGAGKHADIQGRVQQIRKQIEDTTSDYDKEKLQERLAKLAGGVAVIQVGAATEVEMKEKKARVEDALHATRAAVEEGIVPGGGVTLLRAGEVIHKLELTGEEKLGAEIIYKALAEPARWIANNAGVEGSIVIERLRKEKDPIGFDAGVLEYRDLLKAGVVDPTKVTRSALQNAASIAALLLTTEAVVSEKPEEKESGGGAPPHGHGGF; the protein is encoded by the coding sequence ATGCCGAAGCTGATTGCGTTCGACGTCGCCGCCCGCGAAGAACTGCGGCGGGGCGTCGACATCCTGGCCAACGTCGTCAAGGTCACCCTCGGCCCCCGGGGCCGCAATGTGATCCTGGACAAGAAATTCGGCGCTCCCACGATCACCAACGACGGCGTCACCATCGCCAAGGAGATCGAGCTGGAGAACCACTTCCAGAACATGGGCGCGCAGATGGTGAAGGAAGTGGCCACGAAGACGAGCGACGTCGCCGGCGACGGCACCACGACCGCGACGATCCTGGCCCAGGCCATCATCCACGAGGGCCTGAAGAACGTCACCGCTGGCGCCAACCCCATGTACCTCAAGCGTGGCATCCAGAAGGCCGTGGACGCCGTGGTCGAGGAGCTCAAGCGCCGCAGCAAGGAAGTCAACGACCGGGAAGGCATCGCCAATGTGGCCACCATCTCGTCGAACAACGACCGCGAGATCGGCAAACTCATCGCCGATGCCATGGAGAAGGTCGGTCGCGACGGTGTCATCACCGTCGAGGAAGCCAAAGGCACGGAGACCAGCCTCGAGGTGGTCGAGGGCATGCAGTTCGACCGGGGCTACCTGTCGCCGTACTTCGTCACCGATTCGGAGCGCATGGAGGGAGTCCTGGAGGACTGCCGCGTCCTGATCCACGACAAGAAGATCGGCTCCATGAAGGATCTCCTGCCGGTGCTGGAGAAAGCACTGCAGACCGGCAAGCCCTTGCTCATCATCGCCGAGGACCTCGAGGGCGAGGCGCTGGCGACGTTGGTGGTCAACAAGCTGCGCGGCACCCTGAGCGCCTGCGCGGTCAAGGCCCCGGGCTTCGGCGACCGACGCAAGGCCATGCTCGAGGACATCGCCATCCTCACCGGGGGCCGGGTCATCTCCGAGGAAGCGGGCTTCAAGCTGGAGAACACCGTGCTGAGCGACCTCGGAATGGCGAAGCGCGTCGTCGTGGACAAGGACAACACCACGATCATCGAGGGCGCGGGCAAGCACGCAGACATCCAGGGACGGGTGCAGCAGATCCGCAAGCAGATCGAGGACACGACCTCGGACTACGACAAGGAGAAGCTGCAGGAGCGGCTGGCGAAGCTGGCCGGCGGCGTCGCGGTCATCCAGGTCGGTGCGGCGACCGAGGTGGAGATGAAGGAAAAGAAGGCCCGGGTCGAAGATGCTCTGCACGCCACCCGTGCGGCCGTTGAGGAAGGCATCGTGCCCGGGGGCGGCGTGACCTTGCTGCGTGCGGGCGAGGTGATCCACAAGCTCGAGCTCACCGGCGAGGAGAAGCTGGGCGCCGAGATCATCTACAAGGCCCTGGCCGAGCCGGCGCGCTGGATCGCCAACAACGCCGGCGTTGAAGGCTCCATCGTCATCGAGCGCTTGCGCAAGGAGAAGGATCCGATCGGCTTCGATGCCGGCGTCCTGGAGTACCGCGACCTGCTCAAGGCCGGCGTCGTCGACCCGACCAAGGTGACGCGCTCGGCGCTGCAGAACGCGGCGAGCATCGCCGCGCTCCTCCTCACCACCGAAGCGGTGGTCTCCGAAAAGCCGGAGGAGAAGGAGAGCGGCGGCGGTGCGCCGCCCCACGGCCACGGCGGTTTCTGA
- the folK gene encoding 2-amino-4-hydroxy-6-hydroxymethyldihydropteridine diphosphokinase — protein MRAPGVVVYLGLGANLGDRAGQLQRGVEQLQEGGVAVRRASHLYAGAYVGPGTPQPEYWNAVVEAETALAPLMLLDFVQRLEAAAGRRAGTHGLPRPLDVDVLFYGGWSIRHPRLVVPHPRLAARRFVLEPLAELGVLELLPLPELPACLAAARQSQPLEVLPHRLLPGAARAALPA, from the coding sequence ATGCGGGCCCCTGGGGTGGTCGTCTACCTGGGTCTGGGAGCGAACCTGGGGGATCGCGCTGGGCAGCTGCAGCGCGGCGTCGAACAGCTGCAGGAGGGTGGGGTGGCGGTCCGGCGCGCTTCGCACCTGTATGCCGGAGCTTACGTCGGGCCCGGGACACCCCAGCCGGAATACTGGAACGCCGTGGTGGAGGCGGAGACCGCGCTCGCGCCGCTCATGCTCTTGGACTTCGTGCAGCGGCTCGAGGCTGCAGCGGGCCGGCGCGCGGGCACGCACGGTTTGCCGCGCCCCCTCGACGTGGACGTGCTCTTCTACGGCGGCTGGAGCATCCGGCACCCGCGTCTCGTCGTGCCCCATCCGCGTCTCGCGGCGCGGCGCTTCGTCCTGGAACCTCTGGCCGAGCTCGGCGTTCTCGAGCTTCTGCCCCTGCCGGAGCTGCCGGCCTGCCTCGCCGCCGCACGCCAGAGCCAACCGCTCGAGGTCTTGCCGCACCGCCTTCTGCCTGGAGCAGCCCGTGCCGCCCTTCCCGCCTGA
- a CDS encoding deoxynucleoside kinase codes for MPPFPPELRYVAIEGVIGAGKTSLARLLARDCGGRLHLEVVDDNPFLPRFYSEPKRYAFPTQIFFLLSRFRQQQELFQQDLFGAAVISDYIFAKDRIFANVNLDDEELRLYERLAAELEPRVPVPDMVVYLQASVEVLLARIARRGREYERGIAPSYIEELNDAYNHFFFHYDDSPLLVVNTNEMDFVHHPEHYEILRRRIGEPFQGVRYYTPAWEK; via the coding sequence GTGCCGCCCTTCCCGCCTGAGCTCCGCTATGTCGCCATCGAGGGCGTCATCGGCGCGGGCAAGACCAGTCTGGCCCGACTGCTGGCTCGCGACTGCGGCGGGCGCCTGCATCTCGAGGTGGTGGACGACAACCCCTTCTTGCCGCGCTTCTACAGCGAGCCGAAGCGCTACGCCTTCCCGACCCAGATCTTTTTTCTCCTCTCGCGCTTCCGGCAGCAGCAGGAACTCTTCCAGCAGGATCTCTTCGGCGCCGCCGTGATCAGCGACTACATCTTCGCCAAGGACCGCATCTTCGCCAACGTCAACTTGGACGACGAGGAACTGCGGTTGTACGAGCGCTTGGCGGCCGAGCTGGAGCCCCGCGTGCCGGTCCCGGACATGGTCGTCTACTTGCAGGCGTCGGTGGAGGTGTTGCTAGCGCGCATAGCCCGGCGCGGACGGGAATACGAGCGCGGCATCGCGCCCTCCTACATCGAGGAGCTGAACGATGCCTACAACCACTTCTTCTTCCACTACGACGATTCGCCGCTCCTCGTGGTGAACACGAACGAGATGGATTTCGTCCACCATCCGGAGCACTACGAGATCCTGCGCCGCCGGATCGGTGAACCTTTCCAGGGCGTCCGGTACTACACTCCTGCCTGGGAGAAGTGA
- the panB gene encoding 3-methyl-2-oxobutanoate hydroxymethyltransferase — MPAKTPPLQPVQPAPSAGTATPGGSGTPARPKVTRAALQEMKKRAERIVMVTAYDYPFAKLADAAGVDMLLVGDSLGMVVLGFENTLPVTMEHMLHHTQAVARARPAAMLVADMPFMSYQVSPEEALRNAGRLVQSGGAEAVKLEGGERCRRAIEAIAGAGIPVMGHIGLTPQSVHQLGGYRVQGREAGAAEQLLHEAQGLQDSGCFSLVLEAIPLAVAAQITAALRIPTIGIGAGPHCDGQVLVLHDLLGLPGGMVPKFVRRYADLAGMAREALERFVSEVRLGRFPDREHSYGG; from the coding sequence ATGCCAGCCAAGACCCCACCGCTGCAGCCGGTCCAGCCGGCGCCCAGCGCCGGCACGGCCACGCCGGGCGGCAGCGGCACACCGGCGCGGCCCAAAGTCACCAGGGCGGCGTTGCAGGAGATGAAGAAGCGCGCCGAGCGCATCGTCATGGTGACCGCCTATGACTATCCCTTCGCCAAGCTCGCCGACGCCGCCGGTGTGGACATGCTCCTCGTCGGCGACAGTCTCGGCATGGTGGTGCTGGGTTTCGAGAACACCCTGCCGGTGACCATGGAGCACATGCTGCATCACACCCAGGCCGTGGCGCGGGCGCGGCCGGCGGCCATGCTCGTCGCCGACATGCCCTTCATGTCGTACCAGGTGAGCCCGGAAGAGGCGCTGCGCAATGCCGGGCGCTTGGTGCAGAGCGGCGGCGCCGAAGCGGTGAAGCTGGAAGGCGGCGAGCGCTGCCGGCGCGCCATCGAGGCCATTGCCGGCGCCGGCATTCCGGTGATGGGGCACATCGGACTCACGCCGCAATCGGTGCATCAACTGGGCGGTTACCGCGTGCAGGGTCGCGAAGCCGGGGCGGCGGAGCAGCTGTTGCACGAGGCGCAGGGCTTGCAGGATTCGGGCTGCTTCTCCCTGGTTCTCGAAGCCATCCCGCTGGCGGTGGCGGCGCAGATCACCGCGGCGCTCCGCATCCCCACCATTGGCATCGGCGCCGGGCCGCACTGCGATGGTCAGGTCCTGGTGCTCCACGACCTGCTCGGATTACCCGGCGGGATGGTGCCCAAGTTCGTGCGCCGCTACGCCGACCTGGCGGGGATGGCGCGGGAAGCACTGGAACGCTTCGTCTCCGAGGTACGCCTCGGCCGCTTCCCGGACCGCGAGCACAGTTACGGGGGCTGA
- the panC gene encoding pantoate--beta-alanine ligase gives MELIREKRRMQEAASRWRAEGLRLGFVPTMGALHAGHLSLLGEARRGCDRVVVSIFVNPLQFGPQEDLQRYPRDLDGDLAKLRAAGCDVVFAPEPSEMYASDSSTTVRVEALESGLCGAFRPGHFRGVATVVAKLFHIVQPHVAVFGQKDAQQAVLLRRLVRDLDFDVELRIAPIVRDADGLALSSRNAYLEAEERRQALLLPAALRAALELARAGERGREPLLQQVRAVLQRGAQLRLEYVDLVDAATLQPLPRLQGRALLALAVFAGATRLLDNLVLEVRDGMVREAGLDEVVRSAGKNECAAIVLAAGLGKRMHSDLPKVLHAALGRPLLAYVLEAVAGAGVRRVVVVVGHQAERVQQAFASREVLWALQMPQLGTGHAVLQAEPHFQGYGGDVLVLCGDTPLLTAATLRELARAHHKSGAAATVLTAEVDDPQGYGRILRGPDGDLCGIVEEKDATAAERAVREINSGLYIFASQALFEALHKVGADNSQREYYLTDTLAILRGAGQRIGAYRCRDPREVLGVNDPSQLRDAERILAQRTEDA, from the coding sequence GTGGAGCTCATCCGGGAGAAGCGGCGCATGCAGGAAGCGGCGTCGCGCTGGCGGGCCGAGGGCCTCCGGCTCGGTTTCGTGCCCACCATGGGGGCGTTGCACGCCGGCCACCTGTCGCTGCTCGGGGAGGCCCGGCGCGGTTGCGACCGGGTCGTGGTCTCGATCTTCGTCAACCCGCTCCAATTCGGCCCGCAGGAAGACCTGCAGCGCTATCCCCGCGATCTGGACGGCGACCTGGCGAAGCTGAGGGCCGCCGGCTGCGATGTTGTCTTCGCCCCGGAACCGAGCGAGATGTACGCCTCCGACAGCAGCACCACCGTGCGGGTCGAGGCGCTCGAGAGCGGGCTCTGCGGCGCCTTCCGGCCCGGACACTTCCGCGGCGTCGCCACCGTGGTCGCCAAGTTGTTCCACATCGTGCAGCCCCATGTCGCGGTCTTCGGCCAGAAGGATGCGCAGCAGGCCGTCTTGCTGCGGCGTCTGGTGCGGGATCTGGATTTCGATGTGGAGCTCCGCATCGCCCCGATCGTGCGCGATGCGGACGGGTTGGCGCTGTCGTCACGCAACGCCTACCTCGAGGCGGAGGAACGCCGGCAGGCACTGCTCCTGCCGGCAGCGCTGCGGGCGGCGCTGGAGCTGGCCCGCGCCGGCGAACGCGGGCGCGAGCCGCTGCTGCAGCAGGTGCGCGCGGTGCTGCAGCGGGGGGCGCAGCTTCGACTCGAGTATGTGGATCTGGTGGACGCGGCGACCTTGCAGCCCCTACCGCGGCTTCAAGGTCGGGCGCTGCTGGCGCTCGCCGTCTTCGCCGGCGCCACCCGTTTGCTCGACAATCTGGTGCTGGAGGTGCGTGACGGCATGGTGCGCGAAGCAGGGCTCGACGAGGTCGTGCGGTCGGCGGGGAAGAACGAATGCGCTGCCATCGTGCTCGCCGCGGGGTTGGGGAAGCGCATGCACTCCGATCTGCCCAAGGTGCTGCATGCGGCGCTGGGAAGGCCGCTCCTCGCCTACGTCCTGGAAGCGGTGGCCGGTGCCGGGGTCCGTCGCGTGGTCGTTGTGGTCGGGCACCAGGCGGAGCGGGTGCAGCAGGCCTTCGCCTCGCGCGAGGTACTCTGGGCGCTGCAGATGCCGCAGCTCGGCACGGGGCACGCGGTGCTGCAAGCGGAGCCGCACTTCCAGGGCTACGGCGGCGACGTGCTCGTCCTCTGCGGCGACACCCCGCTCCTCACCGCAGCGACGCTGCGAGAGCTGGCGCGCGCCCATCACAAAAGCGGCGCCGCGGCCACGGTGCTCACTGCCGAGGTGGATGATCCACAGGGCTATGGACGCATCCTGCGCGGCCCGGACGGCGACCTCTGCGGCATCGTGGAGGAGAAGGACGCCACAGCCGCGGAAAGAGCGGTACGGGAGATCAACTCCGGTCTGTACATCTTCGCCTCCCAGGCGCTGTTCGAGGCACTGCACAAAGTGGGTGCCGACAACAGCCAGCGGGAATACTATCTCACCGACACGCTGGCGATCCTCCGCGGCGCCGGCCAACGCATCGGCGCCTATCGGTGCCGCGACCCCCGCGAGGTCCTGGGCGTCAACGATCCGTCCCAGTTGCGCGATGCCGAGAGGATCCTGGCGCAGAGGACCGAGGATGCGTAG
- a CDS encoding HIT domain-containing protein, whose amino-acid sequence MRRLWAPWRAQYVQGTGGGEEQACFLCAYGAGGSRDEANVLARWRTWYAVLNAYPYINGHLMLALVRHHEGFAGLLPEEAAELPGALAACEAALRHAYQPHGLNVGVNLGRAAGAGVVGHLHVHLMPRWSGDTNFMTTVAEMRVLPESLEASRTRLRTAFAREETR is encoded by the coding sequence ATGCGTAGGTTGTGGGCGCCGTGGCGGGCGCAGTACGTGCAGGGAACCGGTGGCGGCGAGGAGCAAGCCTGCTTCCTCTGCGCCTATGGCGCTGGCGGCTCCAGGGACGAGGCCAACGTGCTGGCGCGCTGGCGCACCTGGTATGCGGTGCTGAACGCTTATCCTTACATCAACGGGCACCTGATGCTGGCGCTGGTGCGGCATCACGAGGGCTTCGCCGGCCTCCTGCCCGAGGAAGCGGCCGAGCTCCCCGGTGCCTTGGCGGCGTGCGAGGCGGCCTTGCGCCACGCCTACCAGCCGCACGGCCTGAATGTCGGGGTCAACCTGGGGCGCGCGGCGGGCGCCGGTGTGGTCGGGCACCTGCACGTGCACCTCATGCCGCGCTGGAGCGGCGACACGAACTTCATGACCACGGTGGCGGAGATGCGGGTGCTTCCGGAGAGCCTCGAGGCGAGCCGGACGCGCTTGCGCACCGCTTTCGCCCGGGAGGAGACGCGGTGA
- a CDS encoding LytR C-terminal domain-containing protein encodes MKKWGKRARPPWYHRVSPLTWGTLVLLLAVSASVALRTARGLRQLPRPAQVQVLNGSGAPDLARVVTDRLRDRGLDVVAVGNADASDYPQTLVLLRRGNLDVARMVAQRLGTGVPLLQRDPTLLVDVTVILGRDLLERTQSLAESGSEGRSLE; translated from the coding sequence GTGAAGAAGTGGGGCAAGCGGGCGCGCCCGCCCTGGTACCATCGGGTGAGCCCGCTCACCTGGGGCACGCTCGTCCTTCTGCTGGCGGTGAGTGCCTCGGTGGCGTTGCGCACCGCCCGCGGGCTGCGCCAGCTGCCGCGGCCGGCCCAGGTGCAGGTGCTGAACGGCAGCGGCGCCCCCGACCTGGCGCGGGTGGTGACCGACCGGCTGCGGGATCGCGGCCTCGATGTGGTGGCGGTGGGCAACGCTGACGCCTCGGACTATCCGCAGACGCTCGTGCTTCTCCGCCGCGGGAACTTGGACGTGGCCCGCATGGTAGCTCAACGACTAGGGACGGGAGTGCCGCTCCTGCAGCGTGACCCGACGCTCCTGGTGGACGTCACCGTCATCCTCGGCCGCGACCTGCTGGAGCGCACGCAGTCCCTGGCGGAGAGCGGGTCCGAGGGGCGGAGCCTGGAATGA
- the tatB gene encoding Sec-independent protein translocase protein TatB — translation MNNIGGTELLLILVVALIVLGPRRLPEIGESVGRALRRFRRASRDIREEIDIMSDIDDDRPRRSAADLPGRAHQHQPQHRREQTGSEGQQDSTET, via the coding sequence ATGAACAACATCGGTGGCACCGAGCTTCTCCTCATCCTGGTGGTGGCTCTCATCGTCCTCGGGCCGCGCCGGCTGCCGGAGATCGGCGAATCCGTGGGCCGCGCGCTGCGCCGCTTCCGTCGTGCCTCGCGGGACATCCGCGAGGAGATCGACATCATGAGCGACATCGACGACGATCGCCCGCGCCGCTCAGCTGCAGACCTCCCAGGCCGCGCCCACCAGCACCAGCCCCAGCACCGGCGCGAACAGACCGGAAGCGAAGGCCAACAAGACTCCACCGAGACCTAA
- a CDS encoding cysteine peptidase family C39 domain-containing protein, with amino-acid sequence MTRCAPLPVALVLWIVAEGARAVTIPGAVPWLRDIAAAVVAGPRVWPALFAWGSRSRGLDGMRGVKQEKADGCGAAALQWLLGAHDRDVPQNLLWSLTRLPQGGTSARRLARIGTRFGLACRVQRLASAPAPALLPAIVHLRRGHFVVLEQVRGGTARLFDPACGGVLVRSAVLERQMSGIIITCARPEPETGVARGGRGGR; translated from the coding sequence GTGACTCGCTGTGCGCCCTTGCCCGTCGCCCTCGTTCTCTGGATCGTCGCGGAAGGAGCGCGCGCCGTGACGATCCCCGGCGCCGTGCCTTGGCTCCGAGACATCGCGGCCGCCGTCGTTGCCGGTCCGCGCGTCTGGCCCGCGCTCTTCGCCTGGGGTTCGCGGAGCCGTGGCCTCGACGGGATGCGCGGTGTGAAGCAAGAGAAGGCCGATGGCTGCGGCGCCGCGGCATTGCAATGGCTCCTCGGTGCTCACGATCGCGACGTGCCTCAGAACCTCCTGTGGAGTCTCACCCGTTTGCCCCAAGGCGGGACCTCGGCCCGCCGCCTGGCGCGGATCGGCACGCGCTTCGGCCTCGCTTGCCGCGTGCAGCGACTCGCGTCGGCGCCGGCACCGGCGCTGCTGCCCGCCATCGTGCACCTGCGGCGGGGGCACTTCGTCGTCCTGGAGCAGGTTCGCGGCGGGACCGCGCGCCTCTTCGATCCGGCTTGCGGGGGTGTGCTGGTGCGCTCCGCAGTGCTCGAACGGCAGATGTCGGGGATCATCATCACCTGTGCGCGACCGGAGCCGGAGACAGGGGTCGCGCGCGGCGGGCGGGGAGGCCGGTGA
- a CDS encoding sigma-54 dependent transcriptional regulator, producing the protein MEPTPVFDDMAGNSPPMRALFAQIEKVAPTDLTVLVLGESGTGKELVARSLHRRSTRTRGPFVPLNCGAIPLTLLESELFGHERGVFTGADRARMGYIESAAGGTLFLDEIAEMPPGAQAKLLRVLQDHCVHRLGATREHKVDVRVIAATHQNLPSLVAAGAFRADLYYRLNEVKLELPPLRARGDDVTHIARFVLAELSRQYGRPLACTEAAYALLRRHDWPGNVRELENCLRRAAAPGERTTLDAADLELHASGRPPHLAEILEQATEAAVRAALRRHGGALAAAAAELDIPVKELQRLAERFDVQPPSS; encoded by the coding sequence ATGGAACCCACGCCCGTTTTCGACGACATGGCCGGAAACTCCCCGCCGATGCGCGCACTGTTCGCGCAGATCGAAAAGGTGGCGCCCACGGATCTCACCGTTCTCGTTCTCGGCGAGAGCGGCACGGGCAAGGAACTCGTGGCCCGTAGCCTGCACCGGCGGAGCACTCGCACCCGCGGCCCCTTCGTCCCCCTCAACTGCGGCGCCATCCCCTTGACGCTGCTCGAATCCGAGCTCTTCGGCCACGAGCGCGGTGTCTTCACCGGTGCGGACCGGGCGCGGATGGGCTACATCGAGAGCGCCGCGGGCGGCACGCTCTTCCTCGACGAGATCGCGGAAATGCCGCCGGGAGCGCAAGCGAAGCTCCTGCGTGTCCTGCAGGACCACTGCGTGCACCGCTTGGGGGCGACGCGGGAGCACAAGGTGGACGTGCGTGTCATCGCCGCCACGCACCAGAACCTGCCGTCCCTGGTGGCGGCGGGCGCTTTTCGCGCCGACCTGTACTATCGTCTCAACGAGGTGAAGCTGGAGCTGCCGCCGCTCCGCGCCCGAGGCGACGACGTGACCCACATCGCTCGCTTCGTTCTCGCCGAGCTCTCGCGGCAGTACGGGCGGCCGCTCGCCTGCACCGAGGCGGCGTACGCCCTGCTGCGCCGGCACGACTGGCCTGGCAACGTGCGCGAGCTGGAGAACTGCCTGCGCCGTGCCGCAGCTCCGGGGGAGCGCACCACGCTCGATGCCGCGGACCTCGAGCTCCACGCGTCGGGGCGGCCACCGCACCTGGCGGAGATCCTGGAGCAAGCCACCGAAGCGGCAGTCCGCGCCGCGCTGCGCCGGCACGGCGGCGCACTCGCCGCCGCGGCGGCGGAGCTCGACATTCCGGTGAAGGAGCTGCAGCGCTTGGCGGAGCGCTTTGACGTGCAGCCACCGTCCTCGTGA